The sequence ATGAAGTTGGAGGAGCCCCTATGGGCACTTGCGAAGAGAACAGCGTATTAGATCGATTTAACAGGCTTTGGCGTTGTAAAAATGTTCTAGTAGTTGATGGTGCTTGCTGGCCAACTTCAGGATGGCAAAGCCCAACCTTGACAATGATGGCCATTACAAGAAGAGCCTGTCTTGAAGCCCTTAATCATCAAGGCGACCAAAAAGGTCGTTGAGATATCTCTCTGTCACAGCCCTATCATCACAACCATTCTGAAATAAGAAATTTGCCAGGGCAGAGCTCATTAGTCGACATTGGTTCCATTGGGGATTAATGCTAATGAAATCCTTCATGCCCGAATAAAGCTCCTCTGGTATTTCAGCCTCAAGGCTCACGCAAGG comes from Prochlorococcus sp. MIT 1307 and encodes:
- a CDS encoding DUF2811 domain-containing protein, giving the protein MDLTQLEGCLDVTTKTASRPITSPCVSLEAEIPEELYSGMKDFISINPQWNQCRLMSSALANFLFQNGCDDRAVTERYLNDLFGRLDD